One region of Manduca sexta isolate Smith_Timp_Sample1 chromosome 25, JHU_Msex_v1.0, whole genome shotgun sequence genomic DNA includes:
- the LOC115450840 gene encoding lachesin, which translates to MQQPWSIYLLAIFMLGLDSKLVGQAFQPEFAEPLMNLTVPVGRDATFRCLVHNLGGYRVGWVKADTKAIQAIHVHVITNNHRVAVSHNGQTIWNLHIRNVQEEDRGQYMCQINTDPMKSQMGYLEVVVPPDFVSEETSGDMMVPEGGTAKVSCRAKGVPEPRVMWRREDGADIVLRDANGVKTKVDVYEAEVLTLAKISRSDMGAYLCIASNGVPPTVSKRIIIKVHFHPVIQIPNQLVGAPLGTDVTLECYVESSPKSINYWVRDSNEMVISSSKYEVVNTVISSFESRMALTVRGLTATDVGGYRCVAKNSLGEVDSVIRLYEIPGPSIKNTSATGKKEEYKYSTPIEGPDNQFGSADRSDDEDEKETVMDVTDTVENMVKTNRNRTINYTQLNSIHEHKLSNKVRKIINKFEIDETFTNSSSELHSSIHALIVVILVLYSNAHCTLSL; encoded by the exons ATGCAGCAACCTTGGTCGATATACTTACTGGCCATTTTTATGCTAGGTCTGGATTCTAAACTTGTTG GCCAAGCATTTCAACCGGAATTCGCAGAACCTTTAATGAATTTGACCGTACCAGTGGGTCGAGATGCCACCTTTAGATGTCTTGTACACAACCTCGGAGGCTATAGG GTAGGATGGGTAAAGGCCGATACCAAAGCGATTCAAGCAATACATGTTCACgtaataacaaataatcacaGGGTTGCCGTCTCACATAACGGGCAGACCATTTGGAATTTACACATTCGAAACGTTCAAGAGGAGGATCGGGGTCAATACATGTGTCAAATCAATACGGATCCAATGAAAAGCCAA ATGGGATACCTGGAAGTAGTAGTTCCTCCAGACTTTGTGTCAGAGGAAACATCAGGTGACATGATGGTGCCAGAAGGTGGAACCGCCAAAGTGTCTTGTCGAGCGAAAGGTGTGCCAGAACCACGTGTTATGTGGCGAAGAGAAGATGGCGCTGATATAGTTTTACGGGATGCAAATGGCGTGAAAACTAAAG TGGACGTTTATGAGGCGGAGGTGTTGACCCTCGCAAAGATATCCCGTTCTGACATGGGAGCATATCTCTGCATCGCAAGCAATGGAGTACCACCGACAGTGAGCAAGAGAATTATCATCAAAGTACATT TTCATCCTGTTATTCAAATTCCAAATCAGCTGGTGGGAGCGCCGTTGGGCACGGATGTCACGCTCGAGTGCTACGTCGAATCCTCGCCAAAATCCATAAACTACTGGGTTCGGGATTCCA ATGAAATGGTGATATCTTCAAGCAAGTACGAAGTGGTGAATACTGTAATCAGTTCGTTCGAAAGCAGAATGGCTCTTACGGTCCGCGGTTTAACTGCGACAGATGTTGGAGGCTATCGATGCGTCGCTAAGAACTCTTTGGGTGAAGTCGACAGCGTAATACGACTTTATG AAATACCTGGACCATCTATAAAGAACACCAGCGCGACAGGCAAAAAAGaagaatacaaatattctacgCCAATAGAAGGTCCCGATAATCAATTTGGTTCCGCGGACAGGTCCGATGACGAAGATGAAAAGGAAACTGTCATGGATGTCACAGACACCGTCGAAAACATGGTCAAAACAAACAGAAACAGAACAATTAACTACACACAACTAAACTCTATACACGAACACAAGCTTAGCAATAAAGtacgtaaaattattaataaattcgaaATAGACGAAACATTCACGAACAGTAGTTCTGAATTACATTCTTCTATACATGCTCTAATAGTTGTAATTTTGGTATTGTATTCAAATGCGCATTGTACGTTAAGTCTTTGA
- the LOC115450841 gene encoding NADH-ubiquinone oxidoreductase subunit 9-like, protein MYRLISSLVRRNLPIHPKRIQTSSSRCESQSVQLGNPFCLEPIEYQSHTLKRHDNCKRQRLYEFGLYVAACLPKYVQKVQMQHTDELEILVAPDGIYQVLSFMRNHQHACFGHCSCVTAIDVPSREFRFEVVYNLLSLRFGERTRVKTYTDELTPLHSAYSLWHVCNWWEREVYDMFGVVFTHHPDLRRILTDYGFTGNPLRKDFPLTGYTELRYDDELKKIVYEPVEYSQEMRSFQLESPWNYYKNFHEGYNCPKPPQTQK, encoded by the coding sequence ATGTATCGCCTAATATCTTCGTTAGTCAGAAGAAATTTACCAATTCATCCAAAACGGATCCAAACAAGCAGTTCGAGATGCGAATCACAGTCCGTGCAACTCGGAAATCCGTTTTGTTTAGAACCAATAGAGTACCAAAGCCACACGCTAAAACGCCACGACAATTGCAAACGGCAACGTCTCTACGAATTCGGCTTATACGTCGCCGCCTGCCTCCCTAAATATGTGCAAAAGGTGCAAATGCAACACACAGACGAATTAGAAATTTTAGTCGCACCCGACGGAATATACCAAGTACTGAGTTTCATGCGAAACCATCAACACGCTTGCTTTGGCCATTGTTCGTGTGTCACTGCGATAGATGTACCGAGCAGGGAATTTCGTTTTGAAGTCGTGTATAACTTGTTGAGCTTGCGTTTTGGTGAGAGAACCAGGGTGAAAACCTATACGGATGAACTAACGCCACTCCACTCCGCCTATAGCTTATGGCATGTTTGTAATTGGTGGGAAAGGGAAGTGTACGATATGTTCGGTGTTGTGTTCACTCATCATCCAGATTTGCGAAGGATTCTCACTGATTACGGCTTCACTGGTAATCCGCTGCGAAAGGACTTCCCTTTGACCGGGTATACGGAACTTCGATACGACGATGAGTTAAAGAAAATTGTCTACGAGCCAGTTGAATACTCGCAAGAGATGCGCTCTTTTCAATTGGAATCACCTTGGAATTATTACAAGAACTTTCATGAAGGCTACAATTGTCCCAAGCCACCGCAGACTCAAAAATAA